In a genomic window of Piliocolobus tephrosceles isolate RC106 chromosome 1, ASM277652v3, whole genome shotgun sequence:
- the INSL5 gene encoding insulin-like peptide INSL5, translating to MKGSVFTLFLFSVLFAISEVRSKESVRLCGAEYIRTVIYICASSRWRRHLEGIPQAQQAETGNSFQLPNKHEFSEENPAQNLPKVDALGEDRLWGGQTPTEELWKSKKHSVMSRQDLQTLCCTDGCSMTDLSALC from the exons ATGAAgggctctgttttcactctgtttCTATTCTCTGTCCTATTTGCCATCTCAGAAGTGAGGAGCAAGGAGTCTGTGAGACTCTGTGGGGCAGAATATATACGGACAGTCATCTACATCTGTGCCAGCTCCAGGTGGAGAAGGCATCTGGAGGGGATCCCTCAAGCTCAGCAAG CTGAGACAGGAAACTCCTTCCAGCTCCCAAATAAACATGAGTTTTCTGAGGAAAATCCAGCGCAAAACCTTCCGAAGGTGGATGCCTTAGGCGAAGACCGTCTTTGGGGTGGACAGACGCCTACTGAAGAGCTTTGGAAGTCAAAGAAGCATTCAGTGATGTCAAGACAAGATTTACAAACTTTGTGTTGCACTGATGGCTGCTCCATGACTGATTTGAGTGCTCTTTGCTAA